In Cystobacter fuscus DSM 2262, the sequence TACCAATCTAGTCCGCTGCCAAGCGGATTGGATCTCGACTGGTTGCTACACTCAAGGGGCAAGGCTGCTGACTTCGATCAAAAATTCTCGCGTAGCAAATGCTTGGTCATTGAATTGTAATTTTCTAGACGAGGAGTTGCGGAGAATTGCAAGTTCAAACAAAGCCGCTTCGGTGCTTTTTGCCTGTGGCGCTAAGTTTAAGACGCAAGTCAGAGAGGCGACACAGTTCGCAGATGATGCTGGATTGAGGTGGCTAGCCTCCTTCCATCCTTCTCGTGTTGCAGAAAATCTCTCTTGGCATTACAATCCTCGGCGATGGGGGGACCGACGAAAAACGTTTCCATCCGAGCGTGGTGAAAAAATAGGAACGAGTCGGTAGATGATGAAGATGTGGATTGATGGTTGCTCGGTGAAGCTGTACTTGAGTGGCTGGTTCTGTTGCTGCAAGTGAAATGGTCGCTGGAGTTTTTGGAGTTTCTCAATAGCACTGAGGTCTAGCATGGACAAGGATGTGTTGAGCAAGGTTTTGCCTCATCTTGAAATTGAGCTAAACAAGGCGTGGAAGCAGGTTATTGCTGTTCAACGTGTTCAGTATGTTCGAGATGAGGAAGAAGCATCGTCGCCAGAGGGAGCGGAGAATCTCCGTTGGGAGGTAGATGTGTTGGAGCATCAAGTCAGGCGGTTATTTCATGTACTTGGTGTTTCGCTTGAGGCTGTAGGTCTTCCGAATGCCCGGAGAGAACTGATTAGGACTCGACGTAGACTTGAAAAAGGAAAAGCAGGTTTGGCGACCACTTCCTTTCTGCCCGAAGTGGATGCACTCGAAAGCGAACCCATTCGCTACGCAAATAACATTGTCGACGCGCTTCGGGCTGTTTCAGGCGAAAGTCGAGATATTGAGACGTATCAATTGGATAAACTGCATGAGCTTTTGCGCGCCACGGCGGCCTTGGTGCGAAAAAGAAATGTTGAGCCCACCAGGGAGGCGGACATTCAAAAGGTCATGAATGATTACTTGGGCTCGTATTTCTCTGACTACACCAGCGGATTCAGTATTGTGGGCGCTATTAAGAATTTCGAGCCGGATGGAGGTGTGCCGACTCTCAGTGCCGCCATTGAATTTAAGTTTGCATCCACCGAGCAAGAAGTCAGGACCGCCTTGGCTGGGATATATGAGGATGTGGCTGGCTATGGTGGCTCAAAAGATTGGACTCGATTTTACTCGGTTATATACATGACCGAGGCTTTTGTGCGGGAGGAACAGTTGCGCTATGATCTCTTGCGCGGAAAGGCGTCTTCCTGGACGCCAATACTAGTGACTGGAGCAGGTCAACGTCGTGCAAAGAAAAAATAATCCAGCGTTCGCTCTGCCGTCCACCTTGAGTTGCTTTGCGTGAAGGCAACTGAGGTCTGGAGTGGATGTCCACGAACATCGCTGGACATAGTCAAGGACGCTTGGCCATTTCGCTCGCGCATCTTGGGGATGGCCGGGACCCACTCCCTCGTGACTTCATCCACGAACTTCGTGGACAGTCCACTGGGCCGTCAGTGGAGGCTCGGTTTACGGGCCGGATGGATAGGTAGTAATTTAGAGCGCAAGAGCTAGAAGAAAACCTGAGGGCGTAAGACGTTTACTTTTTGGCTCAGTAAGGGGCTCGGGGGACCAAAAAAGGACCAAACCGAACGGACGCGCCTGGACTCGCCCGGACACATAGGCACCCCATTTTCAGAGGGAAAATGGGCCGGTGGCTCTACTCCGGAGGGAAGGCTACTCCACCCCCAGCGGCTTCGATTCCCGCCGCTTCCAACTCACCTCCTTCTTCACCTCCCTCGTCGATGCCGCGCGCGGGGGCTGAGCACGGCAGCACGCGCGAGAGGGCCCCTCCCGGGCGGGCGGCGCGATGTCCGCGGTCCGCCCGGGAGGGGGACCGCTCACTCCAGCGCCATGGAGCCCGGGCTGGGGAAGCCCTTCTTCAGCGGAGCCGTGGGGCCGCTGTTGAGCACGCACACGCCCGTCTGGTCTGAGACGGGATTGTTACAGCCCGACGCGTCATTGCCCCAGTCCTCGGTGATGTTGAGCCAGGACAGGGAGCCGGTGAAGGTGCCCATTGGCTGCCAGGGGAAGATGACCGGTCGATCCCACGCGTTCCAGGCGATGCCACGGCTGGTGTCGTCGTTGAGGGTGTCGCCGTTGAAGATGCGCTCGTAGGTATGGCGGGCGGCGTCCGGGTAGAGGCCGTGCGAGCCCAACGCCGAGTAGGCTTCCGGGTGGAAGCCCACCGAGGCCATGTCCTTGTTGCCGAAGGTGAAGGTCCCTCCCTGCGAATGCTGGCTCATGTACACCTGCGACGGGCGGCCGTCGACGAAGCGTACGGTGAGGTGTTCCCAGTCGCCCACGTGGTTGCCGAAGGTGGAGTAGAAGCCCGCGCAGCCCCCCCCACTCGTGTACAGGCCGATGCAGACCCGCTTGCCATTGTTGTAGGGGTAGAAGGTCCAGTAGATGATGTCCGTGATGTTGGTGGCCACTCCCCCCTGCGTGCGGGTGACGATCTGCGCGTACACGGGCACGTGGGTCTGATCCGGACGCTGGCCGTCCAGGAACTGGGGATTCGTGCAGGAGTCACAGCCGAGCGCCTCGTTGGTCCACAGGTGGGTGCCGTCCGGGTGCACGTTGGGGAGGAAGAACTCGGTCGAGGACGGCCAGTAATACTCATCGTTGTGCAGCCAGATGCGCGGCGCGTACTGGAGCGCGGAGAGGTCGTCGACGAAGCCTCCCTGCAACTCCGGGTTGGCGAGGGCGCTCTTGTTCAGGGCCCAGAAGCGGCCGCCATCCGGATCGCCGTAGTACCCCTGGCCCACCATCGTGGACGTGGACAGGCCGCGGTGATCCCGGGCGTTCGCCTGCCAGAGCGTGATGTCGTTGTTCCCGCCCGAGCCGCTGTCGTCCCACACCCAGCCGATGTTGGCCGGGAGCACGTACTCATTCTTGACGCACCGGATGAGGTCCGTGGAGGGCTTGCCGTAACCGAGGTTCGCCACCGAGCCCAGGCACGTGTAGCCGGCGGGAGGCACCGGATGCCAGAAGGAGGCGTCGTGCTCTCCCCCCGTGCCCTTGTCGTCCCAGATCCAGGTGTAGTCGACCGGCCGCGCCAGCACGTCGCCCTCGCCGGAGACCACGAAGGTCATCCGGGGCACCTCTCCATGGTGGGGCATGCCGATGTCGCCCAGCGAGTAGTAGCCCGGCGTCTGGCCGAGGTTGGGCCGCCAGATGGAGACATCCGAGTGGGCGCCCGTGTCCCAGTCATCATAGACCCAGTTGAATGCGCTCACCGCCTGGACCGAGAGGCGCTGCGGGTAGCGAAGCCGGGCCCTGTCCGAGCGGAGGGTGAACTCGCCGCTCCTGCCCACCTGCGTGGTCGCCGCGACCAGCTTGTAGCTGCCCGGGTTCAGGTAATAGGAGATGCGCGCGTGGGTGCCTCCGTCCGCGTTGTTCGCCTCCATGAGCACCTGGCCGTTGGCGTCCAACAGGTAGAGATAGGGGCTCGCATCCACCTCGAGATCGAAGGTGACGATGTCGGGCAGGCCCGTGTACTCCACGAGGAACTGCCGGTTGGCCGCACTGGACGGGTTCTGTCCTCCGGAAGCGCTCCACCGACCGTAGAGGACGTTGCCGTTGCGGGTCGTCGTGGACTCGACCACGAGGCTGGATGCCTGTGCGTTGAAGGGGCTGCCGTTCAGGTCGGTGTCCTGGGTGAGCACCAGCCGCTGGCCCTGGAAGCCCGAGTCCGTGTAGAGCGTGACCTGGAAGCCCGCCGGCACCTTGAGGGAGCGGATCCTGTCGTTGCCCACGGTCAACTGCCCGATGTCATAACGGCCCGCGCGCAAGAGCTGGCTCGTTCCCTGGTAGCCATTGTTCGCGTAGACGAGCACGGGCGCGTCCACCGAGACGCTCGAGGCCCTCCGGTCGAAGTCGCTCCCCGTCAGGAGGGTGTCGCCGGTGAACGTGCGCTGCGGGCCCGAGAAGCCCGCGTTCTCGTGGAGCGTGACGGTCCAGCCCCTGGGCACATGGACCGCGTTGATGGCGTCGTTGCCCACGGTGAGCTCGTTGATGTCGTACCAGCCGGGCTGGAGCGTCTGGGCCTGGGTCTGCGAGCCGCCCGTGGGGTAGACGCGCGCGGTGGGCGACCAGGTCGTGGGCGGGACGGCGTAGAACAGGGGCAGCTGTCCTCCGACGAGCCCTTCGGCGTTCAGGGGGGCGAACGAGCCGCAATAGCCTCCACCCTTCAGCGTGACCACCTGATCGACGAAGCTGTACTCCCTGGAGCCCCAGGCCGCGTAGCCGCTCGCCACGAAGTAGTCGGGGGCCACCTTGAACGGTGTGCCGCGCAGGTCGATGTTCGCCCGGCCCGAGTCACTCCAGTCACACGACATCGCCGTGGCATAGGGCATGGAGGTGACCGGCCTCCCTCCGTGAGTCACCTGCCCGGTGGAGGTCGTGAAGGTCTGATCGGACGTGTCCACCTGCAGCGTGATGGGGTTGATGCGAATTCTGGAGTAGGCGGTCCGCACCGGGGTGCCCGCCACCGCGCCGCCCGCGGTGTACTGGGAGAAGTTGGAGAGCAGGCCCGCCTCCGGCAGCGGGAGGTACTCCTTGGGGCTTCCCTCCATGTCGTGGCACCAGGCCTTCCAGGGCCGGGACGGATCCCCCAGGAAGTGCAGCACATACTCGCCGTCCCCCGAGGACGGGCGGGCGTTCTTGATTTCCTGGCAGGACCTCTCCCGCAGCGCAGTGAGCGCTTGTGGGGCCACTCCAGGCAGGATCGCCAGTTCCCCGGGCAACGGCGGGGCCATCGCTTCGTTCATGCCCTCGCCCTGACAGCCGACCACGAGGGTGACGACGCCCACCAGGAACACTCCACGGATGCGTCTGTGGGGAATACCCATTTCAAGGACCTCTCCGGCTTGGCCGGATTGAAGGGAATTCCATTTAGGCACTGGGAATCCAACCCTACAAGCAAGGATTTGCGCGCGGGAGCGCGGCGCCCGCTCAGGGCCCCTCGTGGGGAGGCTGTCCCATGGATGGAACGATGCATGCCGTCCGGGGTGGCTACTCCCCGCGGCCCCCTGCGGTTAGCGTGACCTCCGTCGTTCCCCTCCTGGAGCCCACCATGCCCTCCATCGATTCCCAGACCGAGCAGCCCGCCTCCTTCCGCCAGGTCCTCCATGTGGGCCGGCACGTCCTGCACGCGGACGTGTCCGCCGCGACGGGCGGCGAGGACTCGGCTCCAGACCCTCACGACTACTTCGATGCCTCGCTCGCGGCGTGCAAGGCGCTGACGGCCACGTGGTACGCGAAGAAGACGGGCATGGCCCTGGAGCGCGTGGAGACTCGGGTCGAGCGGGACGCCGCCGGGGAGCGCCAGGGGAAGTATGTGCTCCGGGTGAAGCTCGCGTTCCACGGCGCGCTCAGCCCCGAGGAGCGCCAGCGGCTCCACGACGCCGTCGCCCGCTGCCCCATCCATAAACTGATGACCGCCGCGACGGTGGAGATCGTCACCGAGCCGCTGGAGGCGTGACGCGAGAGGCGCGTCACGCCTCCCCTGCTCACTTCCTGGCTTTCTTCAGCGCCTCGAACTGCGCGGTGGCCCGGCGCACGTCACGCTCGAAGTCCTCATCAGTCGATTGCAGCGACTGCACCGCGCGTCCGTTCACCCGCCGTGAGCGACCGTTCAGCCCTGGCCTGTCCCCGCGGGCGAGCGTCTGGGGAATCGTGCGAGGCATGAACCTCGATCCCGCCGTGCTGCACCTGGTCCGCACCGCCTGCCTTCTCGAGTCCCGCTCCCACCACTACGCGGGATATCTCGCGGCGGTGTTCAGCGCTCGCGGATGGGAGGCGACGTTCGAGCGCTGGGGCCAGAGGAAGAGACCCATGGGGAGACCCTGCGCGTCTGGCTCGCGAAGGAAGATCCCTCCTTCGATTTCGAGCAATGCATGACACGCTACCTCGCGGCGGTGCCCTCCCACGAGGAGGACGGGCGCTCGGTGTATGGCTCGGAGCAGGCCGAACTGGTGGCGCGCTGCTTCGTCGAGGCGATGGCGGCGACCTACTACCAGGCCGTGGGCGCGGGCGCGGTGGGCTCCCCGTCCCTCCAGTCCCTCTGCCGCACGCTCGCGAGTGACGAGGCCCGGCACTACACGCTGTTCCGCCGGCTGCTCGAACAGCTGTGGCGGGAGGAGGGGCCTCGTCGGCTCGAGGCCGTGCAGGCTCAACATGGCTTCTATCCCGCCT encodes:
- a CDS encoding Vps62-related protein, producing the protein MGIPHRRIRGVFLVGVVTLVVGCQGEGMNEAMAPPLPGELAILPGVAPQALTALRERSCQEIKNARPSSGDGEYVLHFLGDPSRPWKAWCHDMEGSPKEYLPLPEAGLLSNFSQYTAGGAVAGTPVRTAYSRIRINPITLQVDTSDQTFTTSTGQVTHGGRPVTSMPYATAMSCDWSDSGRANIDLRGTPFKVAPDYFVASGYAAWGSREYSFVDQVVTLKGGGYCGSFAPLNAEGLVGGQLPLFYAVPPTTWSPTARVYPTGGSQTQAQTLQPGWYDINELTVGNDAINAVHVPRGWTVTLHENAGFSGPQRTFTGDTLLTGSDFDRRASSVSVDAPVLVYANNGYQGTSQLLRAGRYDIGQLTVGNDRIRSLKVPAGFQVTLYTDSGFQGQRLVLTQDTDLNGSPFNAQASSLVVESTTTRNGNVLYGRWSASGGQNPSSAANRQFLVEYTGLPDIVTFDLEVDASPYLYLLDANGQVLMEANNADGGTHARISYYLNPGSYKLVAATTQVGRSGEFTLRSDRARLRYPQRLSVQAVSAFNWVYDDWDTGAHSDVSIWRPNLGQTPGYYSLGDIGMPHHGEVPRMTFVVSGEGDVLARPVDYTWIWDDKGTGGEHDASFWHPVPPAGYTCLGSVANLGYGKPSTDLIRCVKNEYVLPANIGWVWDDSGSGGNNDITLWQANARDHRGLSTSTMVGQGYYGDPDGGRFWALNKSALANPELQGGFVDDLSALQYAPRIWLHNDEYYWPSSTEFFLPNVHPDGTHLWTNEALGCDSCTNPQFLDGQRPDQTHVPVYAQIVTRTQGGVATNITDIIYWTFYPYNNGKRVCIGLYTSGGGCAGFYSTFGNHVGDWEHLTVRFVDGRPSQVYMSQHSQGGTFTFGNKDMASVGFHPEAYSALGSHGLYPDAARHTYERIFNGDTLNDDTSRGIAWNAWDRPVIFPWQPMGTFTGSLSWLNITEDWGNDASGCNNPVSDQTGVCVLNSGPTAPLKKGFPSPGSMALE
- a CDS encoding OsmC family protein — encoded protein: MPSIDSQTEQPASFRQVLHVGRHVLHADVSAATGGEDSAPDPHDYFDASLAACKALTATWYAKKTGMALERVETRVERDAAGERQGKYVLRVKLAFHGALSPEERQRLHDAVARCPIHKLMTAATVEIVTEPLEA
- a CDS encoding ferritin family protein; the protein is MTRYLAAVPSHEEDGRSVYGSEQAELVARCFVEAMAATYYQAVGAGAVGSPSLQSLCRTLASDEARHYTLFRRLLEQLWREEGPRRLEAVQAQHGFYPA